One genomic region from Campylobacter concisus encodes:
- a CDS encoding RDD family protein, with the protein MSMQIVEKLEKEEISLAPFSKRVLAYSIDECIVSSLFLIIYWDAFLSVMSYDEARNLTLNFFWQIVALKIIYHVFFVWYYGASLGQMLTKTMCINVEILDRPNFISSLVRAIFRLVSEACFYLGFAWAFANPARQTWQDKIAKTVVINA; encoded by the coding sequence ATGAGTATGCAGATAGTTGAAAAACTTGAAAAAGAAGAAATTTCGCTAGCGCCATTTTCAAAAAGAGTGCTAGCTTACTCAATTGATGAATGTATTGTTTCTTCTTTGTTTTTGATCATTTACTGGGATGCTTTTTTGTCGGTTATGAGCTATGATGAAGCCAGAAATTTGACCTTAAATTTCTTTTGGCAAATAGTCGCACTAAAGATTATTTATCATGTATTTTTTGTTTGGTATTATGGTGCGAGTCTTGGACAAATGCTAACAAAGACGATGTGCATTAATGTAGAAATTTTAGATAGACCAAATTTTATTTCAAGCTTGGTAAGAGCGATTTTTAGGTTGGTTAGTGAAGCTTGTTTTTATCTTGGTTTTGCATGGGCATTTGCAAATCCAGCTAGGCAAACTTGGCAAGACAAAATAGCAAAAACAGTGGTGATAAATGCGTAA